A region of Schistosoma mansoni strain Puerto Rico chromosome 1, complete genome DNA encodes the following proteins:
- a CDS encoding ras-related GTP binding rag A,B/gtr1 → MRKKVLLMGKSGSGKTSMRSIIFANFIARDTRRLGPTMDVEHTHLRLLGGLVLNLWDCGGQDGFMESYFVNQRETIFRNVEVLIYVFDIESREISKDLAYYRSCLDAVNQNSPGAKIFCLIHKTDLVSEEKKDEVFQVRRQNIEAVTKPFTCSCFATSIWDETLFKAWSKIVYELIPNIKMLEGSLKQLCEVLEADEVILFERATFLEIACHSRVPHSDVHRFEKISNIVKQFKLSCSKVGANFTKIELRNQHFAAFIDVFTSNTYIMVVCSDLSIASSATLLNIRNARKHFEYLEKLEQPHSAIARCG, encoded by the exons ATGAGGAAGAAA GTCTTGTTGATGGGGAAATCTGGTTCAGGCAAGACGAGTATGAGAAGTATCATATTTGCAAACTTTATCGCTCGAGATACTCGCAGGCTTGGTCCTACAA TGGACGTAGAACACACTCACCTACGACTGCTAGGTGGATTGGTTCTAAATTTATGGGATTGCGGGGG TCAAGATGGATTCATGGAAAGCTATTTCGTCAACCAAAGAGAAACAATATTCAGAAATGTTGAGGTCTTAATCTATGTTTTCGATATTGAAAGCAGGGAAATATCAAAAGATTTGGCGTACTACCGTTCGTGCTTGGATGCCGTGAATCAAAATTCCCCCGGCGCGAAAATCTTTTGCCTCATTCATAAGACAGACCTAGTcagtgaagaaaaaaaagatgaa GTATTTCAAGTCAGAAGGCAAAATATCGAAGCAGTTACGAAACCATTCACTTGTTCATGCTTCGCTACGTCAATATGGGATGAAACATTATTTAAAGCTTGGTCTAAAATTGTTTATGAACTTATTCCAAATATCAAAATGTTGGAAGGTAGTTTAAAGCAACTTTGTGAAGTACTGGAAGCTGATGAAGTGATTCTATTCGAAAGAGCAACATTTTTGGAAATTGCTTGTCATTCTAGAGTTCCACATTCTGATGTTCATAG GTTTGAGAAAATAAGCAACATTGTGAAACAATTCAAATTGTCATGTAGTAAAGTTGGAGCAAATTTCACGAAGATTGAACTGCGCAACCAACACTTTGCTGCGTTTATAGACGTTTTCACATCCAATACATACATTATGGTGGTATGTTCTGATCTATCCATCG CCTCTTCTGCAACTTTGCTGAATATTCGCAATGCACGTAAGCACTTTGAATATTTGGAAAAATTAGAACAACCACATTCGGCAATAGCTCGTTGTGGCTAG